A genomic segment from Variovorax paradoxus B4 encodes:
- a CDS encoding glutaminase: MKDTDFQPVLDDIVATLRPLLGTAGTVASYIPALACIDARQLGIALRTCDGTEAFAGDAQTPFSIQSVSKLFTLTLAMQRMGDALWERIGREPSGNPFNSLVQLENEHGKPRNPFINAGAIAVADRLVSQALQAGGSAKADILALMGSLCGEPISFDDEVARSEAATGFRNIALANFMKSFGKIDNDVAVVLDTYFHQCALRMSCRQLARAAAFLCRDGAHPIDGQAEVTGERQTRRINALMLTCGTYDAAGDVAFSIGLPCKSGVGGGIVAVVPDRLTLCVWSPALDGTGNSLLGMKALELFVARTGLSVF; encoded by the coding sequence ATGAAAGACACGGACTTCCAGCCGGTGCTCGACGACATCGTCGCCACCCTGCGGCCGCTGCTGGGCACCGCCGGCACGGTGGCCAGCTACATCCCGGCGCTGGCCTGCATCGATGCGCGCCAGCTCGGCATTGCGCTGCGCACCTGCGACGGCACCGAGGCCTTCGCTGGCGATGCCCAGACACCGTTCTCGATCCAGAGCGTGTCGAAGCTCTTCACGCTGACGCTGGCCATGCAGCGCATGGGCGACGCGCTGTGGGAGCGCATCGGCCGCGAGCCCTCGGGCAATCCCTTCAACTCGCTGGTGCAGCTGGAAAACGAGCACGGCAAGCCGCGCAATCCGTTCATCAATGCGGGTGCCATCGCCGTGGCCGACCGCCTCGTGAGCCAGGCGCTACAGGCCGGCGGCAGTGCCAAGGCCGACATCCTTGCGTTGATGGGCAGCCTGTGCGGCGAGCCGATCTCGTTCGACGACGAGGTGGCACGCTCCGAAGCCGCGACCGGCTTTCGCAACATCGCGCTCGCCAACTTCATGAAGAGCTTCGGCAAGATCGACAACGACGTGGCCGTGGTGCTCGACACGTACTTTCACCAGTGCGCGCTGCGGATGAGCTGCCGCCAGCTGGCGCGCGCGGCGGCCTTCCTGTGCCGCGACGGCGCGCATCCGATCGACGGCCAGGCCGAGGTGACCGGCGAGCGGCAGACGCGCCGCATCAATGCGCTGATGCTCACCTGCGGAACCTACGACGCCGCGGGCGACGTGGCGTTCTCCATCGGCCTGCCGTGCAAGAGCGGCGTGGGCGGCGGCATCGTGGCCGTGGTGCCCGATCGGCTCACGCTGTGCGTGTGGTCGCCTGCGCTGGACGGCACGGGCAACTCGTTGCTGGGAATGAAAGCGCTGGAACTCTTCGTCGCACGGACCGGGCTTTCGGTCTTCTGA
- a CDS encoding ABC transporter substrate-binding protein — translation MTVPVPRESIAPLSTRRRHVLTGLAATAAGASLGFPALAQSRTVRIGTTFDNSSVEKANGQGLHQGSSAFFHALNKAGGINGTKIELVMADDQFKPDLAKANALAFEKDSSVLALVHPLGTRQTSEVMDAVPGMAVVGPITGTISLRKKTSPNTFWVRVNYDQEIDKLVSTAAVLGQSRIGLVHSNDPLGQSVLAAFKASLAKARLEPAVIATTPNTTSMEVGPAAEAIAKAKPQVVLIGLAGTAPAFMKALRDAGGNSSAYGLSITASALSAMGDLARGLGFVVVVPSPFSTKFEIVRRYQADMLANGTKEFSLTSLEGYMNAAVLAEGMRRAGGSLTRASVMAGMASIENFDLGGVKISYGRTNREGGQFVDVAVIGSRGQMLS, via the coding sequence ATGACCGTTCCCGTGCCGCGCGAGTCGATTGCGCCGCTTTCCACCCGCCGTCGCCATGTGCTGACCGGTCTGGCCGCAACGGCGGCCGGTGCGAGCCTGGGATTTCCGGCGCTGGCGCAGAGCAGGACCGTCCGCATCGGGACCACCTTCGACAACAGCAGCGTCGAGAAGGCCAACGGCCAGGGGCTCCACCAGGGTTCGAGCGCCTTCTTCCATGCGCTGAACAAGGCAGGGGGCATCAACGGCACGAAGATCGAACTCGTCATGGCCGACGACCAGTTCAAGCCCGACCTCGCCAAGGCCAACGCACTGGCCTTCGAGAAGGACAGCTCCGTGCTTGCGCTGGTGCATCCGCTCGGCACCCGCCAGACGTCCGAGGTGATGGACGCCGTGCCCGGCATGGCCGTGGTGGGCCCCATCACCGGCACCATCTCGCTGCGCAAGAAGACCTCGCCCAATACCTTCTGGGTGCGCGTCAACTACGACCAGGAAATCGACAAGCTCGTGAGCACGGCGGCCGTGCTGGGCCAGAGCCGCATCGGCCTCGTGCATTCGAACGATCCGCTCGGGCAGTCGGTGCTGGCAGCGTTCAAGGCATCGCTCGCCAAGGCCAGACTGGAGCCGGCCGTCATCGCGACCACGCCCAACACCACCAGCATGGAAGTCGGCCCTGCGGCCGAGGCCATCGCCAAGGCCAAGCCGCAGGTCGTGCTCATCGGCCTGGCCGGCACGGCGCCGGCTTTCATGAAGGCATTGCGCGACGCGGGCGGCAACAGCTCGGCCTACGGGCTTTCGATCACCGCAAGCGCGCTGTCCGCCATGGGCGACCTGGCGCGCGGCCTGGGCTTCGTGGTCGTGGTGCCGTCGCCGTTCTCGACCAAGTTCGAGATCGTGCGCCGCTACCAGGCCGACATGCTGGCCAACGGCACCAAGGAGTTCTCGCTGACCAGCCTGGAGGGCTACATGAACGCCGCCGTGCTCGCCGAAGGCATGCGCCGCGCCGGCGGCTCGCTCACGCGCGCTTCGGTGATGGCGGGAATGGCCAGCATCGAGAATTTCGATCTGGGCGGCGTGAAGATCAGCTACGGGCGCACGAACCGCGAAGGCGGGCAGTTCGTGGACGTGGCCGTGATCGGCAGCCGCGGCCAGATGCTGAGCTAG
- the urtA gene encoding urea ABC transporter substrate-binding protein, which yields MTNPFNRRQIVKTGGSMIVLGAAGGVARLAAAQDGATVKLGLLHSLSGTIAIAEASLVDAEKLAIEEINAAGGVLGKKIEAVVEDGASENPVFAEKARKLLERDKVAAIIGCYTSASRKALLPVLNQAKGLLFYPTYYEGQEQDKRVFYPSQEATQSVIAAVEWMAREKGKSFFLVGSDYIYPRTCNKIAKPAIASAGGKVLGEEYAPLGHTEFSSIINKIKAAKPDCIYSTVVGGSNVAFYKQLRAAGLDGSKQVLLSTVVSENEIDGIGKDNAAGYYACMGYFQSIKSPANEKFVKAFKAKYGQDRVIGDPMEVAYNCVYLWKLAVEKAKSFDVDKVTAATAGVEIEAPEGTVRVHATNHHVWKKVRVGRARPDGQFDIVWESPQLVEPNPFPKV from the coding sequence ATGACGAACCCCTTCAATCGCCGCCAGATCGTGAAGACCGGCGGCTCGATGATCGTGCTGGGCGCCGCGGGCGGCGTTGCCAGGTTGGCGGCCGCGCAGGATGGCGCCACCGTGAAGCTCGGGCTGCTGCATTCGCTCTCGGGCACCATCGCCATCGCCGAGGCCTCGCTGGTCGATGCCGAAAAACTGGCCATCGAGGAGATCAATGCCGCCGGCGGCGTGCTGGGCAAGAAGATCGAGGCGGTGGTCGAAGACGGCGCCAGCGAGAACCCGGTGTTCGCTGAAAAGGCGCGCAAGCTGCTGGAGCGCGACAAGGTCGCCGCCATCATCGGCTGCTACACCTCGGCGTCGCGCAAGGCGCTGCTGCCGGTGCTCAACCAGGCCAAGGGCCTCCTCTTCTACCCGACCTACTACGAGGGCCAGGAGCAGGACAAGCGCGTGTTCTACCCCTCGCAGGAAGCCACGCAGTCGGTCATCGCGGCGGTCGAATGGATGGCGCGCGAGAAGGGCAAGAGCTTCTTTCTCGTGGGCTCCGACTACATCTACCCGCGCACCTGCAACAAGATCGCCAAGCCCGCCATTGCCTCGGCCGGCGGCAAGGTGCTCGGCGAAGAATATGCGCCGCTGGGCCACACCGAGTTCTCGTCGATCATCAACAAGATCAAGGCCGCCAAGCCCGACTGCATCTACAGCACGGTGGTGGGCGGCTCCAACGTGGCTTTCTACAAGCAGCTGCGCGCGGCGGGCCTCGACGGCAGCAAGCAGGTGCTGCTGTCGACCGTGGTGTCCGAGAATGAAATCGACGGCATCGGCAAGGACAACGCCGCGGGCTACTACGCCTGCATGGGCTACTTCCAGAGCATCAAGTCGCCGGCCAACGAGAAGTTCGTGAAGGCCTTCAAGGCCAAGTACGGGCAGGACCGCGTGATCGGCGACCCAATGGAGGTGGCCTACAACTGCGTGTACCTCTGGAAGCTCGCGGTCGAGAAGGCCAAGTCCTTCGACGTCGACAAGGTCACGGCCGCCACAGCGGGCGTGGAGATCGAGGCACCCGAAGGCACGGTGCGCGTGCACGCCACCAACCACCACGTGTGGAAGAAGGTGCGCGTGGGCCGCGCACGGCCCGACGGCCAGTTCGACATCGTGT
- a CDS encoding SDR family oxidoreductase, which yields MARDNTVLVLGATGGIGGEVARQLCDAGWQVRALKRGAADAVARKDGITWISGDAMDRHAVAEAAKGCSVIVHAVNPLGYRRWPELVLPMLDNTIAAATAEGATIVLPGTVYNYGPDAFALLAEDSPQRPATRKGAIRVEMERRLEAASRRGARVLIVRAGDFFGPKAGNNWFSQGLVKAGKPVGAVSYPGRGGIGHQWSYLPDVARTMVELLERRDRLQAFASFHMAGHWDADGTRMSGAIRRVVARRTGVEPRVAAFPWWLLTLASPFVATFREMREMRYLWETPVRMDNARLVACLGREPHTPLDEAVEASLEGIGCLRTQPVAMPV from the coding sequence ATGGCACGCGACAACACGGTTCTGGTTCTTGGTGCCACGGGCGGCATCGGCGGCGAGGTGGCGCGGCAGCTTTGCGATGCGGGATGGCAGGTGCGCGCGCTGAAGCGCGGCGCGGCGGACGCGGTGGCGCGCAAGGACGGCATCACCTGGATTTCCGGCGATGCGATGGACCGCCACGCCGTGGCCGAGGCCGCGAAGGGCTGCTCGGTCATCGTGCATGCGGTCAACCCGCTCGGCTACCGCCGCTGGCCGGAGCTGGTGCTGCCGATGCTCGACAACACCATCGCGGCAGCGACCGCCGAAGGCGCCACCATCGTGCTGCCCGGCACGGTCTACAACTACGGGCCGGATGCATTTGCGCTGCTCGCCGAAGACTCGCCGCAGCGCCCGGCGACGCGCAAGGGCGCGATCCGCGTGGAGATGGAAAGGCGGCTCGAAGCCGCCAGCCGCCGCGGCGCCCGCGTGCTGATCGTGCGCGCCGGCGATTTCTTCGGCCCGAAGGCCGGCAACAACTGGTTCTCGCAGGGGCTGGTCAAGGCGGGGAAGCCGGTCGGCGCAGTGAGCTACCCCGGCAGGGGCGGCATCGGCCACCAGTGGTCCTACCTGCCGGACGTGGCGCGCACCATGGTCGAACTGCTGGAGCGCCGCGACAGGCTGCAGGCGTTCGCCAGCTTTCACATGGCCGGCCACTGGGATGCCGACGGCACGCGGATGAGTGGCGCCATCCGCCGCGTGGTGGCGCGCCGCACGGGTGTCGAACCGCGCGTGGCGGCCTTCCCATGGTGGCTGCTGACGCTGGCTTCGCCTTTCGTAGCGACCTTTCGCGAGATGCGCGAAATGCGCTACCTGTGGGAGACGCCGGTGCGGATGGACAACGCGCGGCTGGTCGCGTGCCTCGGCCGCGAGCCGCACACGCCGCTCGACGAAGCGGTCGAGGCTTCGCTCGAGGGGATCGGGTGCCTCCGCACGCAGCCGGTTGCAATGCCGGTCTGA
- a CDS encoding flavin reductase family protein: MTSSRRAKPPTFSPEEFREALGMFATGVTIVTARSAEGTLVGLTANSFNSVSLAPPLVLWSLARAAGSMPALSTGSHYAINILAANQKGLAERFATKNIDRWADVAFTEGLGGAPVLAGAAASFECFNRSRYDEGDHVIFVGEVERCTHNAGASPLLFHGGRFYTEHPL; this comes from the coding sequence GTGACCTCCTCCCGCCGGGCCAAGCCCCCTACCTTTTCGCCCGAAGAATTCCGCGAAGCGCTCGGCATGTTCGCCACCGGCGTGACCATCGTCACCGCGCGCTCGGCCGAGGGTACGCTGGTCGGCCTCACGGCCAACTCGTTCAATTCGGTGTCGCTCGCGCCGCCGCTGGTGCTGTGGAGCCTGGCGCGCGCGGCCGGCTCGATGCCGGCGCTCAGCACCGGGTCGCACTACGCCATCAACATCCTTGCCGCCAACCAGAAAGGTCTGGCCGAGCGCTTCGCCACCAAGAACATCGACCGCTGGGCCGATGTGGCCTTCACCGAAGGGCTTGGCGGTGCGCCGGTGCTCGCGGGCGCGGCGGCGAGCTTCGAATGCTTCAACCGCAGCCGCTACGACGAAGGCGACCACGTGATCTTCGTCGGCGAAGTGGAGCGCTGCACGCACAATGCCGGCGCCTCGCCGCTGCTGTTCCACGGCGGGCGCTTCTACACGGAGCATCCCTTGTGA
- a CDS encoding LysR family transcriptional regulator, which yields MTSMNIGWELYRSFLAVLREGSLSGAARALGITQPTAGRHVAALEKALGVVLFTRSQVGLMPTEIALALRGHAEAMESTAASLARAATSQGEGVRGVVRVSASEVIGVEVLPPIVARLREQHPELKVELVSTNRLQDLLRREADIAVRMVRPKQEQLVARRIGQIELGFHAHKDYLARHGTPRRLDELAAHSVIGYDQPSAFVRNAGKSLKGFSRDAFSLRTDSDLAQLALIRAGAGIGICQVGLAQRDSALLRLMPRTFSLKLETWVTMHEDLRSNPRCRAAFDALVDGLQHYIGSQAQAKMGRARTRASE from the coding sequence ATGACCTCAATGAACATCGGCTGGGAGCTCTATCGCTCCTTTCTCGCTGTGCTGCGGGAGGGCTCGCTCTCCGGCGCGGCACGCGCGCTCGGCATCACCCAGCCGACGGCGGGACGCCATGTCGCGGCGCTGGAAAAAGCCCTGGGCGTGGTGCTCTTCACGCGCTCGCAAGTGGGCCTGATGCCCACCGAGATCGCGCTGGCGCTCAGGGGCCACGCCGAGGCGATGGAGAGCACCGCCGCCTCCCTGGCCCGCGCCGCCACCAGCCAGGGCGAGGGCGTGCGCGGCGTGGTGCGGGTGTCCGCCAGCGAAGTGATCGGCGTCGAAGTGCTGCCGCCCATCGTCGCGCGGCTGCGCGAACAGCATCCGGAACTGAAGGTGGAGCTGGTGTCGACCAACCGCCTGCAGGACCTGCTGCGGCGCGAGGCCGACATTGCCGTGCGCATGGTCCGCCCGAAGCAGGAGCAGCTGGTGGCGCGCCGCATCGGGCAGATCGAGCTCGGCTTCCATGCGCACAAGGACTACCTGGCCCGCCATGGAACGCCGCGCAGGCTCGACGAACTGGCCGCACATTCGGTCATCGGCTACGACCAGCCCTCGGCCTTCGTGCGCAATGCGGGCAAGTCGCTGAAGGGCTTCAGCCGCGATGCCTTTTCGCTGCGCACCGACAGCGACCTGGCGCAGCTCGCGCTGATCCGCGCCGGCGCGGGCATCGGCATCTGCCAGGTCGGGCTGGCCCAGCGCGACAGCGCGCTGCTGCGCCTGATGCCGCGCACGTTTTCGCTGAAGCTCGAGACCTGGGTCACGATGCACGAGGACCTGCGCAGCAACCCGCGCTGCCGCGCCGCCTTCGATGCACTGGTCGATGGCCTGCAGCATTACATCGGCTCCCAGGCGCAGGCGAAAATGGGCCGCGCACGAACCCGAGCATCCGAATGA
- a CDS encoding nucleoside recognition domain-containing protein: protein MLNGLWLGFFGMAMLAALGRWLVGGDPAVFAAIVESLFAMARLAVEVMVLLFGTLTLWLGFLRIAEAAGLVGWLARLLGPLFRRLMPGVPAGHPALGLITMNFAANALGLDNAATPIGLKAMRELQRLNPDPVTATNAQILFLVLNASSLTLLPVTIFMYRAQQGASDPTMVFLPILLATSASTLVGLLSVAVAQRLRLWDPVVLAYLVPGALLLGGFMALLGTLSAAAIASLSSLMGNLALFGVIIVFLLAGAIRRIKVYECFIEGAKEGFDIAKNLLPYLVAMLCAVGVLRASGALDFVLGGLRWLVSAGGWDSRFVDAMPTALVKPFSGSAARAMLIETMKSQGVDSFPALVAATIQGSTETTFYVLAVYFGAVGIQRARHAVACALLAELAGVMAAIAVCYWFFG from the coding sequence GTGCTCAACGGCTTGTGGCTGGGTTTCTTCGGAATGGCGATGCTGGCGGCGCTCGGGCGCTGGCTCGTGGGCGGCGATCCGGCGGTTTTCGCGGCGATCGTCGAAAGCCTGTTCGCCATGGCTCGGCTTGCGGTCGAGGTGATGGTGCTGCTGTTCGGCACGCTCACGCTATGGCTCGGCTTCCTGCGCATCGCGGAGGCGGCGGGGCTGGTCGGCTGGCTCGCGCGCCTGCTCGGCCCGCTGTTCAGGCGGCTCATGCCGGGCGTGCCCGCGGGCCATCCGGCCCTGGGCCTGATCACGATGAACTTCGCGGCCAATGCACTCGGGCTCGACAACGCGGCCACGCCCATCGGCCTGAAGGCCATGCGCGAACTGCAGCGGCTGAACCCCGACCCGGTCACGGCCACCAACGCGCAGATCCTGTTCCTGGTGCTCAACGCGTCTTCGCTCACGCTGCTGCCCGTGACGATCTTCATGTACCGCGCGCAGCAGGGCGCGAGCGATCCGACGATGGTGTTCCTGCCGATCCTGCTGGCCACCAGCGCATCGACGCTGGTGGGCCTGCTCTCGGTGGCCGTGGCGCAGCGCCTGCGGCTGTGGGACCCGGTGGTGCTGGCCTACCTGGTGCCGGGCGCGCTGCTGCTGGGCGGCTTCATGGCGCTGCTGGGCACGCTCTCGGCGGCGGCCATTGCGTCGCTCTCGTCGCTCATGGGCAATCTCGCGCTGTTCGGCGTGATCATCGTGTTCCTGCTGGCCGGCGCGATCCGGCGCATCAAGGTCTACGAATGTTTCATCGAGGGCGCGAAGGAAGGCTTCGACATCGCGAAGAACCTGCTGCCCTACCTGGTGGCGATGCTGTGCGCGGTCGGCGTGCTGCGCGCCTCCGGCGCGCTGGACTTCGTGCTCGGCGGCCTGCGCTGGCTGGTGAGCGCAGGCGGCTGGGATTCGCGCTTCGTCGACGCCATGCCCACCGCGCTGGTCAAGCCCTTCTCGGGCAGCGCGGCGCGCGCGATGCTGATCGAGACCATGAAGAGCCAGGGCGTGGACAGCTTCCCCGCCCTCGTGGCCGCCACCATCCAGGGAAGCACCGAAACCACCTTCTACGTGCTGGCGGTGTACTTCGGCGCGGTCGGCATCCAGCGCGCGCGGCATGCGGTGGCCTGCGCGCTGCTGGCCGAGCTGGCAGGGGTGATGGCGGCGATTGCGGTCTGCTACTGGTTCTTCGGCTGA
- a CDS encoding phospholipase D family protein, protein MAASSLIRRLAALVWAGVAAAWLTGCAGLPPPQPREPTAAIIDVGDTALGQLARLGASDSAASLSGFRLLPEAAFAFDARISLARHAEKSLDVQYYLIEKDDVGLLLLRELRDAAVRGVRVRLLVDDLYTAGEDDVFATFSAFPNVEVRLFNPLPSRADSLALRLLFSVADFGRINHRMHNKLLVADNSFAVSGGRNIANEYFMRGTAANFIDMDVLSSGPVVRQMSEGFDRYWNCEHAWPIERIAPLRMTVDEAQKRFDAIASTAQPDVPIRQRDVMDRSPVGEQLTTGKVDLRWAPFTLFVDDPAKITRAPGAAYAGSVNEGALGVINSGKREVKIASPYFIPGPPGMAMMKAAIARGGRITVVTNSLGATDEPLAYAGYERYRADMLKIGVTIYEIAPMLTGRSRHFGNFGQSISRLHAKIAVIDDERFFIGSMNLDRRSAAVNTEMGLVIDSPELVADYEKLLGGARVSLGYRLRLAPGGRRVQWLEYDDDGGDVVHEDEPGEFLWLRFKNWLLLPIVGEELL, encoded by the coding sequence ATGGCAGCCTCTTCCCTGATCCGCAGGCTCGCAGCCCTGGTGTGGGCCGGCGTGGCCGCGGCGTGGCTGACGGGGTGCGCGGGCTTGCCGCCGCCGCAACCGCGCGAGCCCACCGCGGCCATCATCGACGTGGGCGACACCGCGCTCGGGCAGCTGGCGCGCCTGGGCGCGTCCGATAGCGCAGCATCGCTGTCCGGCTTTCGGCTGCTTCCGGAGGCAGCCTTCGCGTTCGACGCCCGCATCTCGCTCGCGCGGCACGCCGAGAAGTCGCTCGACGTGCAGTATTACCTGATCGAGAAAGACGACGTCGGCCTGCTGCTGCTGCGCGAATTGCGCGACGCGGCGGTACGCGGCGTCCGGGTGCGCCTTCTGGTGGACGACCTCTACACGGCCGGCGAGGACGACGTGTTCGCCACGTTCTCGGCGTTTCCGAATGTCGAGGTGCGGCTGTTCAACCCGCTTCCTTCGCGGGCCGACTCGCTTGCGCTACGGCTCCTGTTCTCGGTTGCGGATTTCGGCCGCATCAACCATCGCATGCACAACAAGCTGCTGGTGGCCGACAACAGCTTTGCCGTCTCGGGCGGCCGCAACATCGCCAACGAATACTTCATGCGCGGCACGGCGGCGAACTTCATCGACATGGACGTGCTTTCCAGCGGGCCGGTCGTGCGCCAGATGTCCGAAGGCTTCGACCGCTACTGGAACTGCGAGCATGCCTGGCCCATCGAGCGCATCGCGCCGCTGCGCATGACGGTGGACGAGGCGCAGAAGCGTTTCGATGCCATCGCCAGCACGGCGCAGCCCGACGTGCCGATTCGCCAGCGCGACGTGATGGACAGGTCGCCGGTGGGCGAGCAGCTAACCACCGGCAAGGTCGACCTGCGCTGGGCGCCGTTCACGCTGTTCGTGGACGACCCCGCAAAGATCACGCGCGCCCCCGGGGCCGCCTATGCGGGCAGCGTGAACGAGGGTGCGCTGGGCGTCATCAATTCGGGCAAGCGCGAGGTCAAGATCGCTTCGCCGTACTTCATTCCCGGCCCGCCCGGCATGGCCATGATGAAGGCGGCGATCGCGCGCGGCGGGCGGATCACCGTGGTGACCAACTCGCTGGGCGCCACCGACGAGCCGCTGGCCTATGCGGGCTACGAACGCTATCGCGCCGACATGCTGAAGATCGGCGTCACCATCTACGAGATTGCGCCGATGCTCACCGGACGCTCGAGGCACTTCGGCAACTTCGGCCAGTCGATCAGCCGCCTGCACGCCAAGATCGCGGTGATCGACGACGAGCGTTTCTTCATCGGCTCGATGAATCTTGATCGCCGCTCCGCCGCGGTCAACACCGAGATGGGCCTCGTGATCGACAGCCCGGAACTGGTGGCCGACTACGAAAAACTCTTGGGCGGAGCGCGCGTGAGCCTGGGCTACCGGCTGCGGCTCGCGCCCGGCGGCCGCCGCGTGCAGTGGCTGGAGTACGACGACGACGGTGGCGACGTCGTCCACGAGGACGAGCCCGGCGAGTTTCTCTGGCTGCGCTTCAAGAACTGGCTGCTGCTGCCGATCGTGGGCGAAGAGCTGCTGTAG
- a CDS encoding ABC transporter ATP-binding protein has translation MSEVLAFDHVTAGYGNAVVLDRLDFSLQQGESLAILGRNGVGKTTLLETLMGNTRVMQGAVRWQGEDITRWPSHRRARAGLGWVPQEREVFPSLTVEENLTVIARPGGWNLQRVYDFFPRLRERRSNYGNQLSGGEQQMLAIGRALMTHPKLLLLDEPMEGLAPIIVEELAAAIRRLCEAEGLASVVVEQHPVLALEMTHRAIVLERGTVVHAGPSNELAADHGLLEGLLGVGV, from the coding sequence ATGTCTGAAGTGCTTGCCTTCGACCACGTCACGGCCGGCTACGGCAACGCCGTGGTGCTCGACCGTCTCGACTTTTCGCTGCAGCAGGGCGAAAGCCTCGCCATCCTCGGGCGCAACGGCGTGGGCAAGACCACGCTGCTGGAAACGCTGATGGGCAACACCCGCGTGATGCAGGGCGCGGTAAGGTGGCAGGGCGAAGACATCACGCGCTGGCCCTCGCACCGGCGCGCGCGCGCGGGCCTGGGCTGGGTGCCGCAGGAGCGCGAGGTGTTTCCCTCGCTCACCGTGGAAGAAAACCTCACGGTGATCGCGCGGCCGGGCGGCTGGAACCTCCAGCGCGTCTACGACTTCTTTCCGCGCCTGCGCGAGCGGCGCAGCAACTACGGCAACCAGCTCTCCGGCGGCGAGCAGCAGATGCTCGCCATCGGCCGCGCGCTGATGACCCATCCGAAGCTGCTGCTGCTCGACGAACCGATGGAAGGCCTGGCGCCGATCATCGTGGAAGAGCTGGCCGCCGCGATTCGCCGCCTGTGCGAGGCCGAAGGTCTGGCGTCCGTCGTCGTGGAGCAGCACCCCGTGCTGGCGCTGGAGATGACGCACCGCGCGATCGTGCTGGAGCGCGGCACCGTGGTGCATGCCGGGCCGAGCAACGAGCTGGCCGCCGATCACGGCCTGCTCGAAGGGCTGCTCGGCGTCGGGGTCTGA
- a CDS encoding DMT family transporter, translating to MIQRKTHLDSLAIGLLIACCAFWGLQQILIKTTVTEVPPLWQATVRMVGAVVLLWLWCLWRRVPLFERDGTLPGGLLVGLLFAGEFACIYLGLQHTSASRLTVFLYTAPFWVSLLLPRWVPAERLHGLQWLGLGIAFAAVLFAFSEGFGHSSSGQLLGDAMAIVGGMLWGLTTLALRTTRLATASAEKALFYQVAVTAAVCPLLSLALGESWGFSYSAWAWTSIGLQTVIGAFASYLTWMWLLRHYPATQMSSFSFLTPLFALVFGVVLLGEPLTLQLMLALAGVGLGIVMVNRRKARP from the coding sequence ATGATCCAGCGCAAGACCCACCTCGACTCCCTCGCCATCGGCCTTCTGATCGCATGCTGCGCGTTCTGGGGCCTGCAGCAGATCCTCATCAAGACCACCGTCACCGAAGTGCCTCCGCTCTGGCAGGCCACGGTGCGCATGGTGGGCGCCGTGGTGCTGCTGTGGCTCTGGTGCCTGTGGCGCCGCGTGCCGCTTTTCGAGCGCGACGGCACGCTGCCGGGCGGCCTGCTCGTGGGCCTGCTGTTCGCGGGCGAGTTCGCCTGCATCTACCTGGGGCTGCAGCACACCTCGGCCTCGAGGCTCACGGTGTTTCTCTACACCGCGCCGTTCTGGGTGTCGCTGCTGCTGCCGCGCTGGGTGCCCGCCGAGCGCCTGCACGGCCTGCAGTGGCTGGGCCTGGGCATCGCCTTCGCGGCGGTGCTGTTCGCGTTCAGCGAAGGCTTCGGACATTCGAGCTCGGGCCAGTTGCTCGGCGATGCGATGGCCATCGTGGGGGGCATGCTCTGGGGCCTGACCACGCTGGCGCTGCGCACCACGCGGCTCGCCACCGCGAGCGCCGAGAAGGCCCTGTTCTACCAGGTGGCCGTGACCGCGGCCGTGTGCCCGCTGCTGTCGCTGGCGCTCGGCGAAAGCTGGGGCTTCTCGTATTCGGCCTGGGCGTGGACCTCGATCGGCCTGCAGACCGTGATCGGCGCCTTCGCGAGCTATCTCACCTGGATGTGGCTGCTGCGGCACTACCCCGCCACGCAGATGTCGTCGTTCAGCTTTCTGACGCCGCTGTTCGCGCTGGTGTTCGGCGTGGTGCTGCTCGGCGAACCGCTCACGCTGCAGCTGATGCTGGCGCTGGCGGGCGTGGGCCTCGGCATCGTGATGGTCAATCGGCGAAAGGCGCGGCCATGA
- a CDS encoding BON domain-containing protein: MNRSAAFMCVLLLAAQNVVAQEPATPLKQNWFDDPFFRVSAGLPACAMPEGPLYTAEERRAQTHSRLERGTSCWLAGKCTDSNAYRYDKPLAPKVRAALLAVPGVQKASVWVMIQRRWVYLQGCVPSAALARKLERAARAVPDVETVVPDLMTGTRGKPPYPVAGR; the protein is encoded by the coding sequence GTGAACCGCAGCGCCGCGTTCATGTGCGTGCTGCTGCTGGCTGCGCAGAACGTGGTGGCGCAGGAGCCGGCAACACCGCTCAAGCAGAACTGGTTCGACGATCCGTTCTTCCGGGTCTCCGCCGGCCTGCCCGCCTGCGCCATGCCCGAAGGTCCGCTTTATACCGCCGAGGAACGCCGCGCCCAGACCCATTCAAGGCTGGAGCGCGGCACCAGCTGCTGGCTCGCGGGCAAATGCACCGACAGCAACGCCTACCGCTACGACAAGCCGCTCGCGCCCAAGGTGCGCGCCGCGCTGCTGGCCGTGCCGGGCGTGCAGAAGGCGAGCGTGTGGGTGATGATCCAGCGCCGCTGGGTCTACCTGCAGGGCTGCGTGCCCTCGGCCGCACTGGCCAGGAAACTCGAACGCGCCGCGCGTGCGGTGCCGGATGTCGAAACCGTGGTGCCCGACCTGATGACCGGCACGCGGGGCAAGCCGCCGTATCCCGTCGCCGGCCGGTGA